The genomic interval cgaaactttagactagggtttatataatttttttttccaacacaGCATGGAAACCTAGGCTATCAACACAtgagagatcatatatcatgaaggagcataaacaagcatgttatcatttgaaaactttgctctaaactacatttctattcttggccgagcCTTGAAACTAGGGTTcccttatattttttctttatacaacatggagcatgaatctaagctatcacatataaaatctttcatcataaaggagcataaacaaacatgtttcCTTTTCAAAACTATGCCCTAGACTCTATGatgaatcttggccgaaacatcaagttagggttttcatatttttatacaacatggagcatggaaAACTAAGCTATTAACACATGAGAGAtcctatatcatgaaggagcataaacaagcatgtttgtCATTTAAAAACATTGCTCTAtacttcatttctattcttggccgaaacttgaaactaGGGTtcccttatatttttttttttacaacatggagcatgaatctaagctatcacatataaaatctttcatcataaaggagcataaacaaacatgtttcTTTTTCAAAACTAGGCCCTACACTCTATGatgaatcttggccgaaacatcaagttagggttttcatatttttatacaacatggagcatggaaAACTAAGCTATTAACACAtgagagatcatatatcatgaaggagcataaacaaacatgttaTCATTTGAAAACTTTGCTCTAGACCCCATTTTTCTATCTTGGCTGAAACTTCCAAGGTGAGTTTCTAGACTTTTTGGTTACAACATCAAGCATAACTCATAAATTTGCTAACCCTAAGTGACCACAAgtctttatcttggccgaaacatgcaagaaaGTTTTTATGGTTTCAATAACATTTACATACAACAATCGATAaatacttgtactgcagtgaggggatactcacatcctcttgcttaaTTTCCTAGAAGAAGTagtccttggttgtgaagcttttcctagagagcttgcttcttgcttggttcggcaatggtgagggagaggagaggggtttcggtggagagggggagggaggaggaagagagcaaaatgaagattctcattcattttctctttttattccaattgaaaagaagaagggaaaatgggtttttccttctcttttctttaactcatcccttaatgaaaagagaaagcaagaatcatcttttcatttgggaggaagaaggcaactccaacttctccttctaaataagagaaaccttttcttactcttaactatattgtcccttctctttctaacaatatctcctcttggtctattggttatcacatacatgtatctagtaagaggttcaaggttcatcTTCCCtcttttaattctattttattttatttttgctaataTTCACATAAGGCCTATATTTTAACCATGgcaaaatatatgaaattgctAGGAACCCTATGGATGTTACAACATAAgcaacaaaagaggtacatctatgGGTAGAAAAAAAATTCCTCAGACTATCATTGTTGATCATCCAAACTGTATTCTTCTCATCATCTAACGAACTCTGACTCAACGGGCCACCTCACGATCACAAAGGttgtgagaggtggtatataaagggggatcctctccattggcaagtACACAACTGGCATCCAGACTTTACTCTGACGCATatccactcttcttcttcttcttcttcttcttcgcccaCTCACCGGAAAGTGTATTGATTTGAGTGTCAGAGGGTCTTGCCAGGGATCTCTTCCCTGGTCTTTGGTCACTAACACTTCGTCGGATCGTCTGATTATGTGGAGGATTGGGGGATGGTTTCATTTTAAGCTAGAGAAGCCTTCAGTTGGTCAACAAATCATCAACTAGAGTAGCGCGCCATCTCCCTagctttcagataggatcaaatttgacattGTCTGTAGAAATCTTCTCCTGAATCTGAAACTTCGAGATGGAAGATGCTGGCAAACTCACAACTATTGCTCTAACGCTGGAGGAATTCTAGATGATTGTCGAGGCTTGAGTGCAAAAAGCATTGTAGCAGTGACAAGCAGCTACTGGTGGCACACTTCCGCCACCTAATCCGGCTGCATCGACAATAGCACATTAGCGGGAAAGAGGAGTGTAAGAGGAAGACCCTGTTCGTTTGCTTCTTGCACCTCTTTCACCAATTCGGTGCCCCGAGCACTTTTTTGCACACTGCTTGAGCAATTAGGCCAAGGAGGATACTATAGGAGTCTTCTGTAGAAGCACCTGTTCGAGACAGACGTAAAGGAAAAGTAGTAGCTAGTGAGTGATAGCTCTCCTGAGCGAATTATTACCCCGTTCTCTCAACTGGTACTGGATGATCTATTGCCAAAACACTATCACAATCTGAACATAGGAGAGTATTTGGGAACAATTGACCCAGAGGATTATCTTCTCAAATTTGAGAACGCCGCTCTTCTTCAACAATTTTCGGACGGTGTGAAATGCCGAATGTTTCTCACCACGTTTGGCGGGGCAGCTCAGTGATGGTTTAAACTGCTATCGGACAACTCCATTCGCCATTTCAAGGTCCGTAATGTATTTCCTCACCACTTCTCTAGTAACCAACGTTACCACAAAATACCTTGGAGCCTCTTTTCTCTAAAACTAGGGCCCAAAGAGATACTCTAAGCATATATTAAGAGGTTCAATCAGGTGGCTATGCATGTCCCCACAGTCACTACGAAGATTTTGGTGAGTGTCTTTTCTCAAGGACTCACAGATATGGTCAGGAAACCTCCAACGAATTTTGACATGTTGATTAACCAGgcaactgaattcattaatgtcgaAGAAGCACAATTGTCTCGGAAGAAAAAAGTCATTACGCCCACTCCTATCCCAACAATTGATTGCCCAATGCAACCTCCtccaccaccaagaggacctcTGGCGGGTCCTCAAATCTGTCATCAAGAACCACAACCTCAGGCTGTACAACATGGGGAAGCTCGAGAAGCTCCACAAAGGTGGTGCACATACCATCGGGCATCCACCCATAACACTGAGGAGTGTTACACTCTAAAGAGGCAAAATAATAATCCCAGGTATCACCAGCGTTCACCAACTCCTGATCGCTAACAATGCCAGCAACATAATAGCCTGCTCAGGATTGAGTACTAGGCGATTGAGCCGCAACAGGGAACACTTCAACCCCAAGCCAAGTGATCTCAAGTACCCACTCGAGTTCAGCCAGAATAGCCTTTGGCTCAGTAAGAGGAGAATCGTAGCAATGCCCCTCGGGGCAATATTGGCATAATTTCTAGAGGATCAACTGATGGAGATTCTAATCGGGTGAGAAAATTGCATGCCCACAAGTTGCAAATCCATGAGGTTGGTTGTAGCCATGAGAAGGCACAAGGACCTATGATTAGTTTTATGCCTAAAGATTTAGAGGGGTGGAGGTACTCCACGATGATACTTTAATAATAAAGACTGTTATAGCTAATTATAACATTGCTCGCACTTTTATTGATATAGGTATCTCAGTAAATATTATCTTCAAGCAAGCATTCGACTAACTACAAATAGACCCATGCGAATTGCAGCCCATGATGACTCCCTTGTATGGGTTCACAGGCAACAAGGTTCAACCGCTCGGTCAAATAAAACTGGCCATATCTTTGGGAGAGGAACTCCTAATGAGAACATGTCGATCAGTATTCATAGATATATATGCACCCTCAGGCTACAATGTTATTCTGGGTCGGTCAACCCCCAATGAATTTTGGGAAGTCATCTCTACCTTTTGCTAGAAGATAAAACTCTCTATAGATGACAATGTGGGagaagtcaaaggtgaccaatTAGTGGCTCGTAAATGCTATGTGGAGATAATCAAGACAAAGGTCAATGGTGCTCGAAAGATTCAAAGGATGGAAGTCAATACCATCCAAGAGAAGCCGTCCATCCtggtatatgaagaaaaggaagaaatacAAATTCAAGCTGGTCGTCCAGAAGTCACCACTCAGATAGCGACCAACTTTGCTCCTGAGCTTAAGACCAAGTTGGTGGAATGTCTGACACGCAACAATGACATGTTCATTTAGACACCCAAAGAAGGAACGGGAGTGTCTATAATAGTCAAGGAGCATATACTCCATTTTTATTCTAAGGCTCGCCGAGTCAATCAAAGAAAGTGAGATTTTAGGGCTGACTAGAATAAAAttatcaaagaagaggtggatAAACTATTGGAAGCAGGCTACATTCGTGAATTATAATTCCTAAGATAGTTGGCCAATGTTGTTCTTATTTCCAAACTCAAAAACAAGTGGTGAGTTTGTATCGACTTCAACGATcttaacaaagcttgcccgaaagattattattccctgcctcatattgatcaagtAGTAGATTCTACTTCTGGCTGTGAATTCATCTATATGCTGGATGTCTATCAAGGgtacttattattataatgttataTCATTTGAACTAAAGAATGCAGGGGctacctatcaaaggcttataaatatgatttttcatAAATAAATTGGGCAGAACAtagaggtctatgtagatgatatccttATCAAATCCTTTTGAGCCATAGACCTGTGCGTCGATATAGAAGAAACCTGCAAAACTATATGACAATACCAGATCAAGCTCAACccttgtaaatatttatttggagCTAGAAGTGGGAGATTTCTGGGATATATAGTCATTGAGAGAGAAATCAAAGCCAATCCTAGCAAAATACAGGCTCTATAAAACATGGTCCCCGCGCAACCTGAAGAAGAAACAAATACTGATCGACTATATCACCGTTCTATCCCACTTCATCTCCTGATTGACTGATCGAAGTCTACCCTTCTTCATGATACTTCCCCGAgcgaccaagtttcaatgggataaTAATTGCAACAAGACTTTCAAGGTTTTGAAGAATTATCTAGCCACTCTATCCATTTTAACTAAACCAATTGTAGGTGAAGCTTTGTGGTTTATTTATCAGCTAATGAGCATATTATTGGTTCAGTGTTGGTGAGGCAGGAGGGAAAATAATAATAACCTCTATACTTTTTGAgctatttattaaaaggagcagagTGTCATTACACCGTACTTGAGAAATTGGCGTATGGATTGCTTTTAGCTGCTTGAAGGTTATGTCCTTATTTTTTATCACATTCAATCATTGTATCAACTAATATCACTTTAGGTAGAGTGCTTGTCAACCCTAAGGTGTCCGGGAGATTGATTAAATGGATGACTGAACTCAAtgagtatgatatacaatatcaactTTGAGTAACCATCAAAGATCAGACCCTAGCTGATTTCATAACAGAAGTGTAAGTCCTGAAATTATGGAAtattggaagatatatgtggatggatcctctacCCAGCAGGGTAGTGGGATAGGTATTCTTGTTATATCACCCAGGAAAGATCAAATTGTTCGATTAAATTATCAGGCTACCTATATTGAGACAAAGTATGAGGCATTAATAGCTGGGTTGCAAGCTGTGTGACACGTAGGAGTTGTTCAGGTCTTAATTTATTTAGATTCTCAATTGGTAGCTTAATAATTATCCAAAAATTATGAGATCAACAATGaacgactcaagttatatgtGGAGGCATTCGATAAGCTAAAGGTTGAATTTCAAGAAATAATTATATAGAAAATTCCTCGTTCAAAAAAATCAAAtagcagatgagttagctaaTTAGCCTcttccataattccatggaatTTGGAGTTAGTAATAGTCCTAGTATCagttatgagatgattgacaagggcacttttgtatcatatttcacttattaaaaggcaaagttggtttttatatttacttcagtttcgtgccgaatgaataagtataataatgtcctaagatagtaggttctagtctacaatatatcaattggttgaattgatagtggaatGCTGTGGATATATAGAACGCAACTCTTAACTGTAGGTCAACGTAttacttaatctcacaagttatggatatgagatatcaggttgacacataagTATATAtaagagaatatgtactgaatgccCCCccaatgagaatgtttcatggatcattatatgagcgtcataaatattttcatgtgactattggtatgaatagtccttagacttgaaatcactatggttccctaaataaggagttgtgtactttggtatcgacaaatgtcACCTGTTACAAAGGGGACTATAAGTCAAtaactgggtatgcaataagttatgtggagggatgtgagtgatgtagatgagatgtatcccttccatataatggaAGTGATATCTGAGGGCCCcatgattagtaggacacaagaatgcatgaccatacTCATATGAGTCAATATGCAATATTGAGcttgtttgattgaatgtgtctacttagagatcaagaatacaaagattgataagaggatgacatggtctatgcctcattgatcaatctagaactcaaggatagaaagattgagttatacaagataatagacacggaaaggATAGGTcaaatctcgacattctcgtcacctgggtagcaatgatgcattactagatgacacttattgcttatgtatctaaaatgattttagatacattgcTAACATTACGAGaccctattgggtcacacacaaagaacat from Zingiber officinale cultivar Zhangliang chromosome 6B, Zo_v1.1, whole genome shotgun sequence carries:
- the LOC121990927 gene encoding actin cytoskeleton-regulatory complex protein PAN1-like, with protein sequence MVRKPPTNFDMLINQATEFINVEEAQLSRKKKVITPTPIPTIDCPMQPPPPPRGPLAGPQICHQEPQPQAVQHGEAREAPQRWCTYHRASTHNTEECYTLKRQNNNPRYLSKYYLQASIRLTTNRPMRIAAHDDSLVWVHRQQDDNVGEVKGDQLVARKCYVEIIKTKVNGARKIQRMEVNTIQEKPSILVYEEKEEIQIQAGRPEVTTQIATNFAPELKTKLVESQKSQQLESLATESPVMSAGVEPVGQGQTPHGTTGASGSQTPMVSEVPTPTVPAIPTPIVFTVPPTVAPAAYPTPPPAVPMAYLAPPPVVLAAANPTHALVAPVTPTVPPAAPT